A single Streptococcus thermophilus DNA region contains:
- the infA gene encoding translation initiation factor IF-1 encodes MAKEDVIEIKGKVVETMPNAMFTVELENGHQILATVSGKIRKNYIRILVGDRVTVEMSPYDLTRGRITYRFK; translated from the coding sequence GTGGCAAAAGAAGACGTGATTGAAATTAAAGGTAAAGTTGTTGAAACTATGCCTAATGCTATGTTTACTGTTGAGTTGGAAAATGGACACCAAATTTTGGCGACAGTTTCTGGTAAAATCCGTAAAAACTACATTCGTATTTTGGTCGGTGACCGTGTGACTGTTGAAATGAGTCCTTATGATTTGACACGTGGACGCATCACATACCGCTTTAAATAA
- a CDS encoding DNA-directed RNA polymerase subunit alpha, translating into MIEFEKPIITKIDENKDYGKFVIEPLERGYGTTLGNSLRRVLLSSLPGAAVTSIKIDGVLHEFDTVPGVREDVMQIILNIKGLAVKSYVEDEKTIELDVQGPAEVTAGDILTDSDIEIVNPDHYLFTIAEGASFQATMTVSTNRGYVPAEENKKDDAPVGTLAVDSIYTPVKKVNYQVEPARVGSNDGFDKLTIEIVTNGTIIPEDALGLSARVLIEHLNLFTDLTDVAKATDVMKETEKVNDEKLLDRTIEELDLSVRSYNCLKRAGINTVHDLTEKTEPEMMKVRNLGRKSLEEVKVKLADLGLGLKNDK; encoded by the coding sequence ATGATTGAGTTTGAAAAACCAATAATAACAAAAATTGATGAAAATAAAGATTACGGCAAATTTGTCATCGAACCACTAGAACGTGGTTATGGTACAACTTTGGGTAACTCTCTTCGTCGTGTACTCTTGTCATCACTTCCAGGTGCTGCCGTAACATCAATTAAAATTGATGGAGTGCTCCACGAGTTTGATACCGTACCAGGCGTCCGTGAAGACGTGATGCAAATTATCCTTAATATTAAGGGACTTGCTGTAAAATCTTACGTCGAAGACGAAAAAACAATTGAACTTGATGTTCAAGGTCCAGCTGAGGTTACTGCTGGAGATATCTTGACTGATAGTGACATTGAAATTGTTAACCCTGATCATTATCTTTTTACTATCGCTGAGGGTGCTTCATTCCAAGCAACAATGACAGTATCTACAAACCGTGGTTATGTTCCAGCAGAAGAAAATAAAAAAGATGATGCACCAGTGGGAACTTTGGCTGTAGATTCAATCTACACACCAGTGAAAAAAGTCAATTATCAAGTTGAACCTGCTCGTGTAGGTAGCAATGATGGTTTTGATAAATTGACAATCGAAATCGTGACAAACGGAACAATCATCCCAGAAGATGCCCTCGGTCTCTCGGCTCGAGTTTTAATTGAACACTTGAATTTGTTTACGGATCTTACTGATGTGGCTAAAGCTACAGATGTGATGAAGGAAACTGAAAAAGTGAACGATGAAAAATTGCTTGATCGTACCATCGAAGAACTTGATTTGTCTGTACGCTCATATAACTGTTTGAAACGTGCCGGTATCAATACCGTTCATGATTTGACAGAGAAGACTGAGCCTGAAATGATGAAAGTCCGTAACCTAGGTCGTAAATCACTTGAAGAAGTCAAAGTTAAATTGGCTGATCTTGGACTTGGACTTAAAAATGATAAATAA
- the rpsK gene encoding 30S ribosomal protein S11: MAKPTRKRRVKKNIESGIAHIHATFNNTIVMITDVHGNAVAWSSAGALGFKGSRKSTPFAAQMASEAAAKSAQEHGLKTVEVTVKGPGSGRESAIRALAAAGLEVTAIRDVTPVPHNGARPPKRRRV, encoded by the coding sequence TTGGCTAAACCAACACGTAAACGTCGTGTGAAAAAGAATATCGAATCTGGTATTGCTCACATTCACGCTACTTTCAATAACACTATTGTTATGATTACAGATGTGCATGGTAATGCTGTAGCTTGGTCATCAGCTGGTGCTCTTGGTTTCAAAGGTTCTCGTAAATCTACACCATTTGCTGCCCAAATGGCTTCTGAAGCTGCTGCTAAATCTGCACAAGAACACGGTCTTAAGACAGTTGAAGTAACTGTTAAGGGTCCTGGTTCAGGTCGTGAGTCTGCTATCCGTGCTCTTGCTGCTGCTGGTCTAGAAGTAACAGCAATCCGTGATGTAACTCCTGTACCACATAATGGTGCTCGTCCTCCAAAACGTCGTCGTGTGTAA
- the rpsM gene encoding 30S ribosomal protein S13, producing MARIAGVDIPNDKRVVISLTYVYGIGLATSKKILAAAGVSEDIRVKDLTNDQEDAIRREVDAIKVEGDLRREVNLNIKRLMEIGSYRGIRHRRGLPVRGQNTKNNARTRKGKAVAIAGKKK from the coding sequence ATGGCTCGTATTGCTGGAGTTGACATTCCAAACGATAAACGTGTAGTAATTTCACTTACTTACGTATACGGTATCGGACTTGCAACATCTAAGAAAATCTTGGCTGCTGCAGGCGTTTCTGAAGACATCCGCGTTAAAGATTTGACAAATGATCAAGAAGACGCTATTCGTCGTGAAGTGGATGCAATCAAAGTTGAAGGTGACCTTCGTCGTGAGGTTAACCTTAACATCAAACGTTTGATGGAAATCGGTTCATACCGTGGTATCCGTCACCGTCGTGGACTTCCTGTCCGTGGGCAAAACACTAAAAACAATGCCCGCACTCGTAAAGGTAAAGCTGTTGCGATTGCAGGTAAGAAAAAATAA
- the rplO gene encoding 50S ribosomal protein L15, producing the protein MKFHELKPAEGSRKVRNRVGRGTSSGNGKTSGRGQKGQKARSGGGVRPGFEGGQTPLFRRLPKRGFTNINAKEYTLVNLDQLNVFEDGTEVTPVVLKEAGIIRAEKSGVKVLGNGELTKKLTVKAAKFSKSAEAAITAKGGSIEVI; encoded by the coding sequence ATGAAATTTCATGAATTGAAACCTGCTGAAGGTTCTCGTAAAGTCCGTAACCGTGTAGGTCGTGGTACTTCATCTGGTAACGGTAAAACTTCAGGTCGTGGTCAAAAAGGTCAAAAAGCTCGTAGCGGTGGTGGCGTACGTCCAGGATTTGAAGGTGGACAAACTCCATTGTTCCGTCGTCTTCCAAAACGCGGATTCACTAACATCAACGCTAAAGAATACACCCTTGTAAACCTTGATCAATTGAACGTTTTTGAAGATGGTACAGAAGTAACTCCAGTAGTTCTTAAGGAAGCTGGAATCATTCGTGCTGAAAAATCAGGCGTTAAAGTTCTTGGCAACGGCGAATTGACTAAGAAATTGACTGTTAAAGCAGCTAAATTCTCAAAATCTGCTGAAGCAGCTATCACTGCTAAAGGTGGTTCAATCGAAGTCATCTAA
- the rplF gene encoding 50S ribosomal protein L6, translating to MSRIGNKVITLPAGVEITNNDNVVTVKGPKGELTREFNKNIEIKVEGNEVTLHRPNDSKENKTIHGTSRANLNNMVVGVSEGFKKELEMHGVGYRAQLQGTKLVLSVGKSHQDEVEAPEGITFEVPSATSIVVSGINKEVVGQTAAYIRSLRSPEPYKGKGIRYVGEYVRRKEGKTGK from the coding sequence ATGTCACGTATTGGTAATAAAGTAATTACTTTGCCTGCTGGTGTTGAAATAACAAACAACGATAACGTTGTTACTGTTAAAGGACCTAAAGGCGAACTCACTCGTGAGTTTAACAAAAACATTGAAATCAAAGTTGAAGGCAACGAAGTTACACTTCACCGTCCAAACGACTCAAAAGAAAACAAAACAATCCACGGCACTTCACGTGCAAACTTGAACAACATGGTTGTTGGTGTTTCTGAAGGTTTCAAAAAAGAACTTGAAATGCACGGTGTAGGATACCGTGCTCAACTCCAAGGAACAAAACTTGTTCTTTCAGTTGGTAAATCTCACCAAGACGAAGTTGAAGCTCCAGAAGGCATTACTTTTGAAGTACCATCTGCAACTTCAATTGTTGTTAGCGGTATCAACAAAGAAGTTGTTGGTCAAACAGCAGCTTACATCCGTAGCCTTCGTTCTCCAGAACCTTACAAAGGTAAAGGTATCCGTTACGTTGGTGAATACGTACGTCGTAAAGAAGGTAAAACTGGTAAATAA
- the rpsE gene encoding 30S ribosomal protein S5: MAFKDNAVELEERVVAINRVTKVVKGGRNMRFAALVVVGDRNGRVGFGTGKSQEVPEAIRKAVEAAKKNLIEVPMVGTTIPHEVRSEFGGAKVLLKPAVEGAGVAAGGAVRAVVELAGVADVTSKSLGSNTPINIVRATVEGLKQLKRAEEVAALRGISVSDLA, encoded by the coding sequence ATGGCATTTAAAGATAATGCAGTAGAACTTGAAGAACGCGTAGTTGCTATCAACCGTGTTACTAAAGTTGTAAAAGGTGGACGCAACATGCGTTTTGCTGCTCTTGTTGTTGTTGGTGACCGTAATGGTCGCGTAGGATTTGGTACTGGTAAATCTCAAGAGGTTCCAGAAGCTATCCGTAAAGCAGTTGAAGCAGCTAAGAAAAACCTTATCGAAGTTCCTATGGTTGGTACAACTATTCCTCACGAAGTTCGTTCAGAATTTGGTGGAGCGAAAGTATTGTTGAAACCAGCTGTTGAAGGTGCTGGGGTTGCCGCTGGTGGTGCAGTTCGTGCCGTCGTCGAATTGGCTGGTGTTGCTGATGTAACATCTAAATCACTTGGTTCAAACACTCCAATCAACATTGTTCGTGCGACAGTTGAAGGATTGAAACAACTTAAACGTGCTGAAGAAGTTGCGGCTCTTCGTGGCATCTCAGTATCTGACTTGGCATAA
- the rpmJ gene encoding 50S ribosomal protein L36: MKVRPSVKPICEYCKVIRRNGRVMVICPTNPKHKQRQG, encoded by the coding sequence ATGAAGGTAAGACCATCGGTTAAACCAATTTGCGAATACTGTAAAGTTATTCGTCGTAACGGTCGTGTTATGGTAATTTGTCCAACAAATCCAAAACACAAACAACGTCAAGGATAA
- a CDS encoding type Z 30S ribosomal protein S14 codes for MAKKSLIAKNKRPAKFSTQAYTRCERCGRPHSVYRKFKLCRVCFRELAHKGQIPGVTKASW; via the coding sequence TTGGCTAAAAAATCATTGATTGCTAAGAACAAACGCCCTGCGAAGTTCTCTACGCAAGCTTACACTCGTTGCGAACGTTGTGGACGTCCACACTCAGTTTATCGCAAATTTAAACTTTGCCGTGTTTGCTTCCGTGAATTGGCTCACAAAGGTCAAATTCCAGGTGTTACCAAAGCTTCTTGGTAA
- the rplR gene encoding 50S ribosomal protein L18 has translation MISKPDKNKLRQKRHRRVRGKLSGTADRPRLNIFRSNTGIYAQVIDDVAGVTLASASTLDKEVSKGTKTEQAIVVGKLVAERAVAKGISEVVFDRGGYLYHGRVKALADSARENGLKF, from the coding sequence GTGATTTCGAAACCAGATAAAAACAAACTCCGCCAAAAACGCCACCGTCGCGTTCGCGGAAAACTCTCTGGAACTGCTGATCGCCCACGTTTGAACATTTTCCGTTCTAATACAGGCATCTACGCTCAAGTAATTGATGACGTAGCGGGTGTAACGCTCGCAAGTGCATCAACTCTTGATAAAGAGGTTTCTAAAGGAACTAAAACAGAACAAGCCATTGTTGTCGGTAAACTTGTTGCTGAACGCGCAGTAGCTAAAGGTATTTCTGAAGTGGTGTTTGACCGCGGTGGATATCTCTATCACGGACGTGTTAAAGCTTTGGCTGACTCAGCTCGTGAAAACGGATTGAAATTCTAA
- the rpsH gene encoding 30S ribosomal protein S8, with protein sequence MVMTDPIADFLTRIRNANQAKHEVLEVPASNIKKGIAEILKREGFVKNVEVIEDDKQGIVRVFLKYGQNGERVITNLKRISKPGLRVYSKREDIPKVLNGLGIAIISTSEGLLTDKEARQKNVGGEVIAYVW encoded by the coding sequence ATGGTTATGACTGACCCAATTGCAGATTTCTTGACACGTATCCGTAACGCTAACCAAGCTAAGCACGAAGTTCTTGAAGTACCTGCATCAAACATTAAAAAAGGTATTGCTGAAATCCTTAAACGTGAAGGTTTTGTAAAAAACGTTGAAGTTATTGAAGATGACAAACAAGGTATCGTTCGCGTATTCCTGAAATACGGACAAAATGGTGAACGTGTTATCACTAACTTGAAACGTATCTCTAAACCAGGTCTTCGTGTTTACTCTAAGCGTGAAGATATTCCTAAAGTTCTTAACGGACTTGGAATCGCGATCATTTCTACTTCAGAAGGTCTTTTGACTGACAAAGAAGCTCGTCAAAAGAACGTTGGTGGAGAAGTTATCGCTTACGTTTGGTAA
- the rpmD gene encoding 50S ribosomal protein L30: MAQIKITLSKSPIGRKPEQRKTVAALGLGKLNSSVVKEDNAAIRGMVNAVSHLVTVEDVK; the protein is encoded by the coding sequence ATGGCTCAAATTAAAATTACTTTGTCTAAGTCTCCAATCGGACGCAAACCAGAACAACGTAAAACAGTTGCTGCTCTTGGACTTGGTAAATTGAATAGCTCAGTTGTTAAAGAAGACAACGCTGCTATCCGTGGTATGGTCAACGCAGTATCTCACTTGGTAACTGTAGAAGACGTTAAATAA
- a CDS encoding adenylate kinase has protein sequence MNLLIMGLPGAGKGTQAAKIVEEFGVAHISTGDMFRAAMANQTEMGRLAKSFIDKGELVPDEVTNGIVKERLAESDIAEKGFLLDGYPRTIEQAHALDETLKALDIKLDGVINIEVNPESLVERLSGRFICRSCGSTYHKVFNPTKVEGTCDVCGGHEFFQREDDKPETVKRRLDVNIAQGEPIIAHYRELGLVSDIQGNQDIDDVFADVKKAIAAIK, from the coding sequence ATGAATCTTTTAATTATGGGTCTACCAGGTGCTGGTAAAGGGACTCAAGCTGCAAAAATTGTTGAAGAATTTGGTGTAGCTCACATCTCAACTGGTGATATGTTCCGTGCTGCTATGGCTAATCAAACAGAAATGGGAAGGTTGGCAAAATCATTCATCGATAAAGGTGAATTGGTACCAGACGAAGTTACAAATGGAATTGTTAAAGAACGTTTGGCTGAATCTGATATTGCTGAAAAAGGTTTCTTGCTAGATGGTTACCCACGTACTATTGAACAAGCTCACGCTTTGGATGAAACATTGAAAGCACTAGATATTAAACTTGACGGGGTGATTAATATTGAAGTTAATCCAGAGAGCTTGGTTGAACGTCTTTCTGGTCGTTTCATTTGTCGCTCATGTGGTTCCACTTACCATAAAGTATTCAACCCAACTAAGGTTGAAGGAACATGTGATGTTTGTGGTGGACATGAATTCTTCCAACGTGAAGATGACAAACCTGAAACTGTTAAACGTCGTCTAGATGTAAACATTGCTCAAGGTGAGCCAATTATTGCACACTACCGTGAGCTTGGTCTTGTATCAGATATTCAAGGAAACCAGGACATTGATGATGTATTCGCTGATGTTAAAAAAGCGATTGCAGCAATTAAATAA
- the secY gene encoding preprotein translocase subunit SecY, with the protein MFFKLLKDALKVKNVRNKILFIIFIIFVFRVGTHVTVPGINAESLKQLSDLPFLNMLNLVSGNAMNNFSIFSMGVSPYITASIIVQLLQMDIYPKFVEWGKQGEVGRRKLNQATRYITLVLAFVQSIGITASFNTLSSISLVKTPNISTYLLIGSILTAGSIIVTWLGEQITDKGFGNGVSMIIFSGIIASIPKMFSTIYEDFFVNVRTGDLTRSYIIVALLIVVGLAIVFFTTFVQQAEYQIPIQYTKLVQGAPTNSYLPLKVNPAGVIPVIFASSITTIPSTILPFFSKVTWLSHLQGLLSYNTPSGMITYAILIILFSFFYTFVQVNPEKTAEYLQKNGSYIPSVRPGRETEKYMSSLLKRLATIGAVFLAFISLAPIAAQQFMHLTSSIALGGTSLLILISTGIEGMKQLEGYLLKRQYVGFMNLED; encoded by the coding sequence ATGTTTTTTAAACTATTAAAAGATGCGTTGAAAGTCAAAAACGTTCGTAATAAGATTTTATTTATAATCTTCATTATTTTCGTTTTTCGTGTCGGGACTCATGTAACAGTTCCTGGTATCAACGCTGAAAGTTTGAAACAATTAAGTGATTTACCTTTCTTGAACATGCTTAACTTGGTGTCTGGTAATGCTATGAATAACTTCTCTATCTTTTCAATGGGGGTTAGTCCGTATATTACAGCATCAATCATTGTCCAACTTTTGCAGATGGATATCTATCCAAAATTTGTAGAGTGGGGCAAACAAGGGGAAGTTGGTCGGCGTAAATTAAATCAGGCGACTCGCTATATTACTCTTGTTTTAGCCTTTGTTCAATCGATTGGTATTACAGCTAGTTTCAATACACTCTCATCAATTTCATTGGTTAAGACACCTAATATTTCAACCTATCTATTGATTGGGTCAATTTTAACTGCTGGTAGCATAATTGTGACGTGGCTTGGTGAACAAATTACTGATAAGGGCTTCGGTAATGGTGTGTCAATGATTATCTTTTCTGGTATCATTGCTTCCATTCCAAAGATGTTCTCAACAATTTACGAGGATTTCTTTGTCAATGTTCGTACAGGAGATTTGACTCGTTCCTATATCATCGTCGCTTTGTTGATTGTGGTAGGTTTGGCAATTGTCTTCTTTACGACATTTGTACAACAAGCAGAATATCAAATTCCAATTCAATATACGAAATTGGTTCAAGGTGCTCCAACGAATTCATACTTACCTTTGAAAGTCAATCCAGCTGGTGTTATTCCCGTTATCTTTGCTAGCTCGATTACGACAATTCCTAGTACTATTCTTCCATTCTTCTCTAAGGTTACGTGGTTATCACATTTACAAGGATTACTCTCGTATAATACACCTAGTGGAATGATTACTTACGCGATATTGATTATCTTATTCTCATTCTTCTACACATTTGTCCAAGTAAATCCTGAAAAAACTGCAGAATATCTTCAAAAGAATGGGTCTTACATTCCTAGTGTTCGTCCAGGTCGTGAGACAGAAAAGTATATGTCTTCATTGCTTAAGAGATTGGCAACAATCGGGGCTGTATTTCTCGCGTTTATTTCATTAGCTCCAATTGCGGCTCAACAGTTTATGCACCTCACAAGTTCAATTGCACTTGGTGGTACATCACTCTTGATCTTGATTTCAACTGGTATCGAAGGTATGAAACAACTTGAGGGTTACCTATTGAAACGTCAGTATGTTGGATTTATGAATCTTGAAGACTAA